From Microcaecilia unicolor chromosome 11, aMicUni1.1, whole genome shotgun sequence, the proteins below share one genomic window:
- the MRPS15 gene encoding 28S ribosomal protein S15, mitochondrial — MLLVRRGLIAALSRGAPGSALCGLGAAPPLKQRAEERAGNRLLVQTARNYAPRAKKKQEFVSQLADLPPTMLKKDYANVQLMETVDDVVRRLLSLEMANQKEKVKIKTQQMVDKVKRNPNDSGSPESQIAVLTVKIRNFQEHIQMHPKDKSNKRIMLMAIDRRNKLLKYLRLTRYDAFENVCKQLGIEYVIPSQYHRRPTRRWIAKKALCIKVFNEVQKLKIAKRREERVAAEARAGTIPTEKPLANSEAVQ; from the exons ATGTTGCTGGTTCGGAGAGGGCTGATCGCCGCTCTTAGCCGAGGGGCTCCGGGCTCGGCTCTCTGCGGCCTGGGAGCGGCGCCGCCCCTGAAGCAGCGAGCTGAGGAGCGCGCAG GAAACAGACTTCTTGTGCAGACAGCCAGGAATTATGCTCCGCGTGCAAAAAAGAAGCAAG AGTTTGTCAGTCAGCTGGCTGATTTGCCTCCCACCATGTTGAAGAAAGATTATGCCAATGTCCAGTTGATGGAAAC GGTGGACGATGTGGTTCGACGCTTGTTATCCCTGGAGATGGCAAATCAG AAagaaaaagtgaaaataaaaactCAGCAGATGGTGGATAAAGTGAAGAGAAATCCAAATGACAGTGGTTCTCCTGAATCTCAGA TTGCTGTGCTGACTGTCAAAATTCGCAACTTCCAGGAACACATTCAAATGCACCCCAAG GATAAAAGCAACAAACGCATCATGCTGATGGCTATTGACCGACGGAATAAACTGCTCAAGTATTTGCGTCTTACCCGCTACGACGCTTTTGAGAACGTATGTAAGCAGCTGGGTATAGAGTACGTAATCCCTTCGCAGTACCACAGAAGACCTACTCGCCGCTGGATCGCAAAGAAGGCACTCTGTATCAAG GTTTTTAATGAAGTACAGAAGCTAAAAATCGCTAAGAGAAGGGAGGAAAGGGTAGCAGCAGAAGCAAGAGCAGGAACGATTCCTACAGAGAAACCGCTGGCAAACAGTGAAGCTGTGCAATGA